One stretch of Streptomyces agglomeratus DNA includes these proteins:
- a CDS encoding bifunctional sugar phosphate isomerase/epimerase/4-hydroxyphenylpyruvate dioxygenase family protein, which produces MRKSIATVCVGGSLTEKLEAVARAGFDGVEIFENDLLGCPLPPERVRERADSLGLRIELYQPFRDFEAVAPDRLADNLRRAEHKFRMMERLGAGMMLVCSNVSPLAVDDDALAAEQLRLLAERAADHGIRLAYEPLAWGRHVDTYARAWRIVRMAGHPNLGICLDSFHILSRGSDPAGIEAIPGDKIFFVQLADAPLLAMDVLHWSRHYRCFPGQGGFDLAGLLAPVLRTGYAGPLSLEVFNDSLRQADTGRTAVDAMRSLIALEESVAQVLGTASPLPRPVRPDGFAFAELATRDHKRLGGLLGALGFARTGQHETKPVELWEQGRARILLSRVHPDSPTDTSLVAIGVESPDPALSAERARALLSPALSRHRAPGSARLDAVATPDGTELFFCDSGHPHWREDFDAVTPPEGHIGGIDHVALSHPWDRFDEAALFYRSVLGLRPYESVEAADPYGLLRSRAMSNADGTVRLTLTLARVGPQYPAEQHIALADADIVATARRLRALPENVLLPVPGNYYDDLRARFDLGEERHRELRELGLMYDRDEDGEFLHLCTVTVGRVFFEIVQRICGYRGFGTANTPVRLAAQHTPAPVSPAAPDVRG; this is translated from the coding sequence ATGCGCAAGTCCATCGCCACCGTCTGCGTCGGCGGTTCACTGACCGAGAAGCTGGAGGCGGTCGCCCGGGCCGGGTTCGACGGTGTGGAGATCTTCGAGAACGACCTGCTCGGCTGCCCGCTGCCGCCGGAGCGGGTCCGCGAGCGGGCCGACAGCCTGGGCCTGCGCATCGAGCTGTACCAGCCGTTCCGGGACTTCGAGGCGGTCGCCCCGGACAGGCTGGCGGACAATCTGCGGCGTGCCGAGCACAAGTTCCGGATGATGGAGCGACTCGGCGCCGGCATGATGCTTGTCTGCTCGAACGTCTCCCCCCTGGCCGTCGACGACGACGCCCTCGCCGCCGAGCAGTTGCGCCTGCTCGCGGAGCGGGCCGCCGACCACGGCATCCGGCTGGCGTACGAGCCGCTGGCCTGGGGCCGCCACGTCGACACGTACGCGCGTGCCTGGCGGATCGTACGGATGGCCGGTCATCCGAACCTCGGCATCTGCCTGGACAGCTTCCACATCCTGTCGCGCGGTTCGGACCCGGCCGGTATCGAAGCCATCCCCGGCGACAAGATCTTCTTCGTCCAGCTCGCCGACGCCCCGCTGCTCGCCATGGACGTACTCCACTGGAGCCGCCACTACCGCTGCTTCCCAGGCCAGGGCGGCTTCGACCTTGCCGGGCTGCTGGCGCCTGTCCTGCGCACGGGCTACGCCGGACCGCTGTCGCTGGAGGTCTTCAACGACAGTCTCCGGCAGGCGGACACCGGGCGGACCGCCGTCGACGCGATGCGCTCCCTGATCGCGCTGGAGGAGTCCGTCGCGCAGGTGCTCGGCACGGCCTCCCCGCTCCCCCGTCCCGTGCGGCCCGACGGCTTCGCCTTCGCCGAGCTGGCCACCCGTGACCACAAGCGCCTGGGCGGGTTGCTCGGCGCCCTGGGATTCGCCCGTACGGGACAGCACGAGACCAAGCCGGTCGAGCTCTGGGAGCAAGGGCGCGCCAGGATCCTCCTCAGCCGCGTCCACCCCGACAGCCCCACCGACACCTCGCTGGTGGCCATCGGGGTCGAGTCCCCCGATCCGGCGCTCTCCGCCGAGCGCGCCAGGGCGCTGCTGTCGCCCGCGCTCTCCCGCCACCGCGCCCCCGGTTCCGCGCGGCTGGACGCCGTCGCGACGCCGGACGGCACCGAGTTGTTCTTCTGCGACTCCGGGCACCCGCACTGGCGCGAGGACTTCGATGCCGTGACGCCGCCGGAGGGGCACATCGGCGGCATCGACCATGTGGCGCTCAGCCATCCCTGGGACCGGTTCGACGAGGCGGCCCTGTTCTACCGTTCGGTCCTCGGGCTGCGGCCGTACGAGAGCGTCGAAGCGGCCGATCCGTACGGTCTGCTGCGCAGCCGCGCCATGTCGAACGCCGACGGTACGGTCCGCCTCACGCTCACCCTCGCGCGCGTCGGCCCGCAGTACCCGGCGGAGCAGCACATCGCGCTCGCCGACGCCGACATCGTCGCGACGGCGCGCCGGCTCCGGGCCCTGCCCGAGAACGTACTGCTGCCGGTTCCCGGCAACTACTACGACGACCTGCGGGCCCGTTTCGACCTGGGCGAGGAGCGGCACCGGGAACTGCGCGAGCTGGGGCTGATGTACGACCGGGACGAAGACGGCGAGTTCCTGCACCTCTGTACGGTCACCGTCGGCCGGGTCTTCTTCGAGATCGTGCAGCGCATCTGCGGCTACCGCGGCTTCGGCACGGCCAACACCCCGGTACGGCTCGCCGCCCAGCACACCCCCGCACCGGTGTCCCCCGCGGCCCCGGACGTGCGTGGCTAG
- a CDS encoding DUF4331 family protein — MSHHLSGPNLRSPMDDARLDLTDLFVFTVPGDRTVLIMNVHPIAPATGAAFHPDAVYRINVDVDGDERPDVAFSFVFSPPADGQQTASVYWATGAQALSPEPGGQEFITDAPVSFGAEPQVVEAGPYLFSAGLRSDPFFADLDGILKDFQWTGVDWGADKNVLGIALEIPSEELDADPIGVWARVSVRQDGRLTSVDRGAHPSLTAYFNADEAKTAYNEGEPATDWDTYHEAWTEVLRHTGGYDARTAEETLRTVLPDILLYDRGRTAAYPNGRTLTDDVTSARLAMISGGKIAGDHIGPHADLLRDFPYLGPPHLGPAAG; from the coding sequence ATGTCTCATCACCTCAGCGGACCGAATCTGCGCTCGCCCATGGACGACGCCCGACTGGATCTGACGGATCTGTTCGTGTTCACCGTGCCCGGCGACCGGACCGTACTGATCATGAACGTCCACCCGATCGCCCCCGCCACGGGCGCGGCGTTCCATCCGGACGCGGTCTACCGCATCAATGTCGACGTCGACGGTGACGAGCGGCCCGACGTGGCGTTCAGCTTCGTCTTCTCCCCGCCCGCCGACGGGCAGCAGACGGCGAGCGTGTACTGGGCCACCGGGGCGCAGGCCCTTAGCCCGGAGCCCGGAGGGCAGGAGTTCATCACCGACGCGCCCGTCTCCTTCGGCGCGGAGCCCCAGGTGGTCGAAGCGGGGCCGTACCTCTTCTCCGCCGGCCTGCGCAGCGACCCGTTCTTCGCCGACCTCGACGGCATCCTCAAGGACTTCCAGTGGACCGGCGTGGACTGGGGAGCCGACAAGAACGTCCTCGGCATCGCCCTGGAGATCCCGAGCGAGGAGCTCGACGCGGACCCCATCGGGGTGTGGGCGCGGGTGAGCGTACGGCAGGACGGGCGGCTCACATCGGTCGACCGGGGCGCCCACCCCTCCCTGACGGCGTACTTCAACGCCGACGAGGCGAAGACGGCGTACAACGAGGGGGAGCCCGCGACCGACTGGGACACGTACCACGAGGCGTGGACCGAGGTGCTGCGGCACACCGGCGGTTACGACGCGCGGACCGCCGAGGAGACGCTGCGCACGGTCCTGCCGGACATCCTGCTCTACGACCGGGGGCGGACCGCCGCCTACCCCAATGGCCGTACCCTCACCGACGACGTCACCTCGGCCCGGCTGGCCATGATCTCGGGCGGCAAGATCGCCGGTGACCACATCGGGCCGCACGCGGACCTGCTCCGCGACTTCCCGTATCTCGGCCCCCCGCACCTGGGCCCGGCGGCCGGCTAG
- a CDS encoding glycoside hydrolase family 16 protein, producing MSVHTHRRPRRRLIPAVLALALAPVAFLFAWLMPASGASAPSQDACRTVADSMPRGDCGPFRQIFAEDFNGDTVPLGSFSDCDHFADTKDAYCGGLRGAYREDWWAYPSSWQDTATSGADGNAVRSVGGTYRPEDTVSVGPAENGDGRMSIRMWRPADGGPVHAAAVVPKKLMERTYGKFSERFRVVKAAPGYKSAHLWYGDGCEMDFPEQNWTDTITAFTHPCDGGQQDMFATGARWTDWHTTSVEWTPDEVRYYLDGALVGSSTRGVPSGPLSWILQNESALYGPPAAPGSSAQLDITWVAGYAYEGGPAGS from the coding sequence ATGTCCGTACACACGCACCGGCGCCCGCGGCGCCGTCTCATCCCGGCCGTACTGGCGCTCGCCCTGGCCCCGGTGGCCTTCCTGTTCGCGTGGCTGATGCCCGCGTCGGGTGCGTCCGCGCCCTCGCAGGACGCCTGCCGCACGGTGGCCGACAGCATGCCGCGCGGTGACTGCGGGCCGTTCCGCCAGATCTTCGCCGAGGACTTCAACGGCGATACAGTGCCGCTCGGCTCGTTCAGCGACTGCGACCACTTCGCCGACACGAAGGACGCGTACTGCGGGGGTCTGCGCGGCGCCTACCGGGAGGACTGGTGGGCGTACCCGAGCAGTTGGCAGGACACCGCGACGTCCGGAGCCGACGGCAACGCCGTCAGGTCCGTGGGCGGCACCTACCGTCCGGAGGACACCGTCAGCGTAGGTCCCGCCGAGAACGGCGACGGGCGGATGAGCATCCGGATGTGGCGGCCGGCAGACGGCGGGCCGGTCCATGCGGCGGCCGTGGTGCCGAAGAAGCTGATGGAACGGACGTACGGGAAGTTCAGCGAGCGCTTCCGGGTGGTGAAGGCCGCGCCGGGCTACAAGTCGGCGCACCTCTGGTACGGCGACGGCTGCGAGATGGACTTTCCCGAGCAGAACTGGACCGACACGATCACCGCCTTCACGCACCCCTGCGACGGCGGGCAGCAGGACATGTTCGCCACCGGCGCCCGCTGGACGGACTGGCACACCACGTCTGTCGAGTGGACGCCCGACGAGGTCCGCTACTACCTCGACGGGGCGCTCGTCGGGTCGAGCACGCGCGGCGTTCCGTCCGGCCCGCTGTCCTGGATACTCCAGAACGAGAGCGCCCTGTACGGTCCGCCCGCAGCCCCCGGTTCGTCGGCGCAGCTCGACATCACATGGGTCGCCGGTTACGCGTACGAGGGCGGGCCGGCCGGCAGCTGA
- a CDS encoding UDP-N-acetylmuramoyl-L-alanyl-D-glutamate--2,6-diaminopimelate ligase, with translation MKLSELLAGHDHEVLAGDPGTTITAGTCFDADRAAPGSLFIAVPGHEGGGPEAVGPAVARGAAAVLVEGDAAGGMTGGGLPASVAAAAAGVCVVRVPDIRKAAAAVASRYYREPGRAMDMVAVTGTNGKTSVSYMVESLLRIAEGAEVGVIGTGGSRIGDEVIPMPRSVLTTPESPDFQYLLGRMRDREVSTVVLEATSMGLLTHRVDDSFIDVGIFTNLSQDHLDDHGTMENYRDAKLRLFQGLCRRAVVNVDDPVGASIVAMMPGAVTTYALDAEADYRATDLSMDSDGTRFTLHHDGRKYPAAIPVPGRFSVANALATVAACHVLGHDLAGLVAALDRMPTAPGRFERYRTRAGTSVIVDYAHSPDSLEKVLTTIRGFATGRVVTVFGCGGDRDTTKRAEMGEIAGTHSDLCVLTSDNPRNENPEAILDQITPGLVATGTPFERYADRRAAIAYALSAAGPDDIVLIAGKGSEPYQIVGERLIPFSDMATVRELSGL, from the coding sequence GTGAAGTTGAGCGAGTTGCTGGCCGGCCACGACCACGAGGTCCTCGCGGGGGATCCCGGGACGACGATCACGGCGGGCACCTGCTTCGACGCCGACCGGGCCGCCCCGGGTTCCCTGTTCATCGCCGTACCCGGCCACGAGGGCGGCGGCCCCGAGGCGGTCGGCCCCGCCGTCGCGCGCGGCGCGGCCGCGGTGCTCGTCGAGGGCGACGCCGCGGGCGGGATGACGGGCGGGGGGCTGCCGGCGTCGGTGGCCGCTGCCGCCGCGGGCGTCTGCGTCGTACGCGTACCGGACATCAGGAAGGCGGCCGCCGCCGTCGCCTCCCGGTACTACCGGGAGCCCGGGCGGGCCATGGACATGGTCGCCGTCACCGGCACCAACGGGAAGACCTCCGTCTCGTACATGGTCGAGTCCCTGCTGCGGATCGCGGAGGGCGCCGAGGTCGGCGTCATCGGCACCGGAGGCAGCCGGATCGGTGACGAGGTGATCCCCATGCCGAGGTCGGTGCTGACCACGCCGGAGTCGCCGGACTTCCAGTACCTGCTGGGACGCATGCGTGACCGCGAGGTGTCCACGGTGGTGCTCGAGGCGACCTCGATGGGGCTGCTGACGCACCGGGTGGACGACTCGTTCATCGACGTCGGGATCTTCACCAACCTCAGCCAGGACCACCTGGACGACCACGGCACCATGGAGAACTACCGGGACGCCAAGCTGCGCCTGTTCCAGGGGCTCTGCCGTCGTGCGGTCGTCAACGTGGACGACCCGGTGGGGGCCTCGATCGTGGCGATGATGCCGGGCGCCGTGACGACGTACGCCCTGGACGCGGAGGCGGACTACCGGGCGACGGACCTCAGCATGGACAGCGACGGCACGCGGTTCACCCTGCACCACGACGGCCGCAAGTACCCGGCGGCGATCCCGGTGCCCGGCCGCTTCTCCGTCGCCAACGCCCTGGCCACCGTCGCCGCCTGCCATGTGCTGGGTCACGACCTGGCGGGGCTGGTCGCCGCGCTGGACCGGATGCCGACGGCCCCCGGGCGCTTCGAGCGCTACCGGACGCGGGCCGGAACGTCGGTGATCGTGGACTACGCGCACTCCCCGGACTCGCTGGAGAAGGTCCTCACGACCATCCGCGGCTTCGCCACGGGCCGTGTCGTCACCGTCTTCGGCTGCGGCGGGGACCGTGACACCACCAAGCGCGCCGAGATGGGGGAGATCGCCGGGACGCACTCCGACCTGTGCGTGCTGACCTCGGACAACCCCAGGAACGAGAACCCCGAGGCGATCCTGGACCAGATCACCCCGGGGCTGGTGGCGACCGGCACCCCCTTCGAGCGGTACGCCGACCGGCGCGCCGCCATCGCGTACGCGCTGTCCGCCGCCGGACCCGACGACATCGTGCTGATCGCCGGCAAGGGCAGCGAGCCGTACCAGATCGTGGGTGAGCGGCTGATCCCGTTCAGCGACATGGCCACCGTGCGCGAGCTCAGCGGCTTGTAG